The Laspinema palackyanum D2c DNA window CCGTTTTGTTTCTGGAGAAATATTGAAGCTCGTCTTTTTCAGTTTCATTTCTCCACTGCTTCTATTTTGTTTCATCTGGGACCTCTTTCTCTCCGGGTGGAGGGCCTACTTCTTGTGATATTGACCACAGCTTACCAAATATTCCAGCTATCCGTCAATCCCGGTAAGGGTCGTTTTAGTAAAGTTTTGTAATGTTATGGAGAATTAAGGATGAGGGCAGCGTCTATCGTGGATTTTGAGGAACAACAGCGGTTAGCCGACTTATTGAAATACCTTCGCGGAAGGCAAAGTCAACGGGAGTTCGGGAAAATTCTTGGTGTATCCCATCCAACGATATCTGGATGGGAAAATTGTCAATGGGAGCCCTCGGAGAAATATCTGGAGAAAATTGCTGAGTTATCCGGGAAAACACTGTCGGATTTAAAAGCATATCTCCAGTCCAACACCAGCCCTGAGACCTTTGTGATACCCCCCCAGCAAACATCTCGTCCACTTGAACTTAATCTTGAAGGAACCTATTCCCTTAATCAAATTGCTCGAATTCTCCGGATTCTTGCAGATATGCTGGACCCTCCTGACTCACCCTCCTAAAATGGACAACTATCGCCTTTAACTAAACCTTTTGACTGAATACCTAACTGAACACCGGTCTGAAGACCTTGCTGAACACCTACAAGTCTTGTTTAGCAAGGTTTTTCAGTATTTGCCCGCCCTGAGCGTTCAAATCTAGTCTAGGTTTTCATTTTTTTAGTTTTTACCTGGGATTTTATTCATTTAATTTCTGAGCTAAGTTTTAGAGAGTGTAGTCTTCAGACTCTTCATAATTCCTGCTGTGTATAGCTTTTAGGTCTTCAGTCAAGTTTTCAGTTAGGTCTTCAGTCTCTTCAGAAACCTGCACTTTAAATGTTTTAAATGCTCACTTGGACCGCATAACCCTAATCATTGACTTTTTTCTTTAATAATCTTTCTTTACAAAAATTTACTTACCATTTTAGGTAAGCTATGGTAAATTAAGGTTAGAGTGGTAAAAAGCTAGAGAAACAGGAGAAAATCATGAAAAAATTACCAACGACCTGGACAAAGTTAGAGTTAAGCGGATTTGATATAAATCCAGAAGTGGTACCAGCCAAAGGAATAAACCGGCAGATGGTGGATATGGCGTGTGACGTGCTGCAAGCCAACCGAATCGCAATCCGGAACCGGACGGTTCAACTAGCGCTGAAAGAAATATATGGAGTAGGGGGGTCAGCCACTGATGTCTGTAATTTCTTGAGAGAGTGGCGCAAAGATAACACCGCAGCACTGAAAGAAGGAAAAGATGACAAGGATTTAGTATCGGCTATTTTGGAATCAGTCGATGATGGATTACTTGCAGATGAGGAAATTCCCGAAGAATTCTTAGCTATTTCTAAACAACTGATGACGGCAGCGTATCGGATGGCTTATCAAACGGCTGATACCGCTATCAGTGGCGATCGCTTACGTCAACTCAGCATCGAGAATGATACTCTGCGCCAACAACTCAAAGAGTTTCCCAAAATGCAGTTGGAACTAGACTTCTATCAAAAACAGTACGAACGGCAACAAACTGAACTTAAAGATGCTTATATGCAACTCAATAAGCAGCAGCTGTCTGATTCTGAAGAATTTCAGAAACGTTTGGATAGTTTGATGTCGGAGCGGAATAATTTAGTCGAACAATTGGCGATCGCATCAGAACGTCTTAAAGAATTGAATGAGGCTGAATCGTCAATCGCTAAACTCTCGGGTTCCCTATCCACTCGTGAACAAGAAGTTGAAGCCCTGCAATCACAAATTCAAACCCTACAACAGTCTCAAGGAGAAAAAGAGGTTATTCAACAACAGTTAGCCGAAGTCAAACAACAATTGGCTACAGCACACGAAACAATTACTCAACTTCAAAGCCAATCTCGTCAATCTGGGGGTCTTGAAGTTGATGTAGATGTAGACCAACTTCTTGCCGATAATCAAGAACTCAATCATCTCGTTGATGTTCTTAATTCCCAAATCGACCACTATAAACAACTCATTGATTCTGATTCTGATTCTGTTTCTGTTCTTGATTCTGTTTCTGTTCTTGATTCTGTTATTGATGATGAGGAATTTACAGAAGTGGAATCAAAGAAGGGGTCAAAGGGTAAAAAGGAAAAACAAACAGCCTAGAATCAGAAAAATAGAGGGGCAGTTATTGGGACTGCCCTTCAAACTAAACACACAGCAATTACTGAAGTAATTACAGGGGCCAGCCCAAGTG harbors:
- a CDS encoding helix-turn-helix domain-containing protein produces the protein MRAASIVDFEEQQRLADLLKYLRGRQSQREFGKILGVSHPTISGWENCQWEPSEKYLEKIAELSGKTLSDLKAYLQSNTSPETFVIPPQQTSRPLELNLEGTYSLNQIARILRILADMLDPPDSPS